Proteins from a genomic interval of Streptococcus sp. D7B5:
- the ezrA gene encoding septation ring formation regulator EzrA translates to MSNGQLIYLMVAIAVILILAYVTAIFLRKRNVSRLTALEERKEELYNLPVNDEVEAVKNMHLIGQSQVTFREWNQKWVDLSLNSFADIENHLFEAESYNNSFRFFKAAHKIDQIESQIGLIEEDIAAIRNALSELEKQESKNSGRVLHALDLFESLQHTVAEDSEKYGKALPEIEKQLENIQSEFSQFVTLNSSGDPVEAAAILDSTENHILALTHIVDRIPALVETLTKELPEQLADLEEGYRKLLDANYHFTETDIESRFQLLHESLKNNQENIRQLELDNAEYENNRIQEEINALYDIFTREIAAQKVVESLLATLPTYLNHLKENNQVLVQDLERLTKTYLLPESDGNHVRRLQAELAALDTAIMEVTEDQGESTQAYSALEEQLEMLQSNLKDIEDEQISVSERLAQIEKDDLNARQKANVYVNRLHTIKRYMEKRNLPGIPQSFLKLFFTASHNTEDLMAELEQPQVNIESVKRILEIATNDMEALETETYDIVQYATLTEQLLQYSNRYRSFDERIQEAFNEALEIFEKEFDYQASFEKISQALEVAEPGVTNRFVTSYEKTREAIRF, encoded by the coding sequence ATGTCTAATGGACAACTAATTTATCTAATGGTTGCAATTGCAGTCATTCTGATCTTAGCTTATGTAACAGCTATCTTTTTACGTAAGCGTAATGTAAGCAGATTAACGGCCCTTGAAGAAAGAAAAGAAGAACTCTACAACCTTCCTGTAAATGATGAGGTTGAAGCCGTTAAAAACATGCACTTGATTGGTCAAAGCCAGGTGACCTTCCGTGAATGGAACCAAAAATGGGTTGATTTATCTCTGAACTCATTTGCTGATATCGAAAATCACCTCTTTGAAGCTGAAAGCTACAATAATTCTTTCCGTTTTTTCAAAGCTGCTCACAAGATTGATCAAATTGAGAGCCAAATCGGCTTGATTGAAGAAGACATTGCTGCTATTCGCAATGCCCTTTCTGAACTTGAAAAGCAAGAATCTAAGAATAGTGGCCGTGTCCTTCATGCCTTGGACTTGTTTGAATCCCTTCAACATACCGTTGCAGAAGACTCGGAGAAATATGGGAAGGCCCTTCCTGAGATTGAGAAACAATTGGAAAACATCCAATCTGAATTCTCTCAATTTGTTACCCTAAATTCATCAGGTGACCCAGTTGAAGCGGCAGCAATTCTTGATTCAACTGAAAATCATATTCTTGCTTTGACACACATCGTTGATCGTATTCCAGCTCTTGTTGAAACCTTGACAAAGGAACTGCCAGAACAATTAGCAGATTTGGAAGAAGGCTATCGCAAGCTGTTGGATGCCAACTACCACTTTACAGAAACAGATATCGAGTCTCGTTTCCAACTTTTGCATGAATCTTTGAAGAATAATCAAGAAAACATCCGTCAGTTGGAGTTGGACAATGCAGAGTATGAAAATAATCGCATCCAAGAAGAAATCAACGCCCTTTATGATATCTTCACTCGTGAAATTGCAGCTCAAAAAGTAGTTGAAAGTCTTCTTGCTACATTACCAACTTATCTCAACCACTTGAAAGAAAATAATCAGGTGCTTGTTCAAGATCTTGAACGCTTGACTAAAACCTACCTTCTTCCTGAAAGTGATGGAAATCATGTTCGTCGTCTTCAAGCAGAATTGGCTGCACTTGATACGGCAATCATGGAAGTGACAGAGGATCAAGGTGAGTCAACACAAGCCTACTCTGCTCTTGAAGAACAGTTGGAAATGCTTCAAAGCAACCTCAAGGATATAGAGGATGAGCAAATCTCTGTTAGCGAACGACTTGCGCAAATTGAAAAAGACGACCTCAATGCTCGCCAAAAAGCAAATGTCTATGTGAACCGTTTGCATACTATCAAACGTTACATGGAGAAGAGAAACTTGCCAGGTATTCCTCAAAGTTTCTTGAAACTTTTCTTTACTGCAAGTCATAACACAGAAGATTTGATGGCAGAGTTAGAACAACCACAAGTGAATATTGAATCGGTTAAACGAATTCTTGAAATTGCAACAAATGATATGGAAGCACTTGAAACAGAAACCTATGATATCGTTCAATATGCAACCTTGACGGAGCAACTACTCCAATACTCAAACCGTTACCGTTCATTTGATGAGCGTATCCAAGAGGCCTTCAACGAAGCGCTTGAAATTTTTGAAAAAGAGTTTGACTACCAGGCATCATTTGAAAAAATTTCACAAGCCTTGGAAGTTGCTGAACCAGGGGTTACAAACCGTTTTGTAACTTCATATGAGAAAACACGTGAAGCGATTCGTTTTTAA
- the pgdA gene encoding peptidoglycan-N-acetylglucosamine deacetylase PgdA has product MKKNRAKRVSHDKTRRLLLSLVGILGIATILLGSAIGYKLLQKQSYEQKIEALKSEKDQQFNSGSQKDHFRKGQAEVIAYYPLQGEEVIASVREKINQDIKEKLEDKEDLVFYYSEQLDPVLKGVVARSISKQVYDLSASKVEEKEKTSLGKIFLTEDGKDFDLSKLFKDASKAKELLLTQIKTTLEDKKLDQAKIDHVIKSFTDQELTSWSFDYKDSQIILYPANPGETVEEIALPISSFFDVLESSYLLEKDAELYQAYFAKKNKKVVALTFDDGPNPSTTTQALDTLAKYKVKATFFVLGKNIAGNEDILKRMKSEGHVVANHSWSHPVLSQLSLEDAKKQITDTEDLLTQVLGSSSKLMRPPYGAITDDIRNGLDLSFIMWDVDSLDWKSKNETAILTEIQRQVRNGSIILMHDIHGPSVNSLPSVIEYLKGEGYTFVTVPELLNSRLKAHEMYYDRDQ; this is encoded by the coding sequence ATGAAAAAAAATAGAGCGAAACGTGTTTCTCACGATAAAACGAGAAGGCTATTGCTTTCCCTTGTTGGAATCTTAGGAATTGCTACGATTCTATTAGGGAGTGCTATTGGTTATAAGCTACTACAAAAGCAATCTTACGAACAAAAAATTGAAGCGCTAAAAAGCGAAAAGGACCAGCAATTCAACTCAGGTAGTCAGAAGGACCATTTCCGAAAAGGTCAAGCTGAGGTGATTGCCTACTACCCTCTGCAAGGAGAGGAAGTCATTGCGTCTGTTAGAGAAAAAATCAACCAGGATATCAAAGAAAAGCTGGAAGATAAAGAGGATTTGGTCTTTTATTATAGTGAGCAGTTGGACCCAGTCTTAAAGGGAGTTGTTGCTCGTAGTATCAGTAAGCAAGTCTACGATTTGTCTGCATCAAAGGTTGAAGAAAAAGAAAAGACTTCCTTAGGGAAAATTTTCTTGACTGAAGATGGGAAAGATTTTGACCTTAGCAAACTCTTCAAAGATGCTAGCAAGGCTAAGGAACTCTTACTGACTCAAATCAAAACAACTCTAGAAGATAAGAAACTTGACCAGGCAAAAATTGATCATGTTATAAAGAGCTTCACAGACCAAGAATTGACATCCTGGAGTTTTGATTATAAGGATAGTCAAATCATCCTTTATCCTGCTAATCCTGGAGAGACTGTTGAGGAAATTGCTCTACCCATATCCAGTTTCTTTGATGTTTTGGAGTCCTCTTATCTATTAGAAAAAGATGCTGAACTTTACCAAGCATACTTTGCTAAGAAAAATAAAAAAGTTGTAGCCTTGACCTTTGACGATGGTCCAAATCCATCTACAACTACACAAGCTTTGGATACATTAGCTAAGTACAAAGTAAAGGCGACCTTCTTTGTACTTGGTAAAAACATCGCTGGCAATGAAGACATCCTTAAACGGATGAAGTCTGAAGGACATGTGGTTGCCAACCACAGCTGGAGTCATCCTGTCCTTTCCCAACTATCTCTCGAAGATGCAAAAAAGCAAATCACGGATACAGAAGATTTGTTAACCCAAGTTCTAGGTTCGAGTTCTAAACTGATGCGCCCGCCTTATGGTGCTATCACTGATGATATTCGAAATGGCCTTGATTTAAGCTTCATCATGTGGGATGTGGATAGTTTGGACTGGAAGAGTAAAAATGAGACAGCCATTTTGACAGAGATACAGCGTCAGGTTCGCAATGGTTCCATCATCCTCATGCATGATATCCATGGTCCTTCTGTTAATTCCCTACCAAGTGTTATTGAGTATTTAAAGGGTGAAGGGTATACATTTGTGACCGTTCCCGAATTACTCAATTCTCGCTTGAAAGCTCACGAAATGTATTATGACCGTGATCAATAA
- a CDS encoding aldo/keto reductase, producing MKSYTLNNGISIPVLGFGTWKAENGEVAYQAVLEALKAGYRHIDTAAIYKNEESVGRAIRDSGIPRQEIFVTTKLWNTNHSYDEARQAFEESMEKLGLDYLDLYLIHWPNPKPLRENGEWKTRNAEVWRAMEDLYQEGKIRAIGVSNFLPHHLDTLLETARIIPAVNQVRLAPGVYQVEVVDYCREKGILLEAWGPFGQGELFEQKEVQEIAAKHGKSVAQIALAWSLAESFLPLPKSVTVSRIQSNLDCFGIELSKDEREVLKTISVTSGAPRVDEMDF from the coding sequence ATGAAATCTTATACCCTTAATAATGGAATTTCAATTCCTGTACTAGGATTTGGAACATGGAAAGCTGAAAATGGAGAGGTGGCCTACCAAGCCGTTTTAGAAGCCTTAAAGGCCGGCTATCGTCATATCGATACTGCAGCTATCTATAAAAATGAGGAAAGTGTTGGACGTGCTATTCGAGATAGCGGTATTCCAAGACAAGAAATCTTTGTAACGACCAAACTCTGGAATACCAATCACAGCTATGATGAAGCTCGCCAAGCATTTGAAGAATCAATGGAAAAACTGGGATTGGATTATCTAGATTTGTACCTTATCCATTGGCCAAATCCTAAACCTTTAAGAGAAAATGGCGAATGGAAAACTCGCAATGCTGAAGTCTGGAGAGCGATGGAGGATCTTTACCAAGAAGGCAAAATCCGTGCCATCGGCGTTAGTAACTTCCTCCCCCATCATTTGGATACCTTGCTTGAAACAGCAAGAATCATTCCAGCGGTCAATCAGGTGCGCTTGGCACCAGGAGTTTATCAAGTGGAAGTGGTTGACTACTGTAGAGAGAAAGGAATTCTCTTAGAGGCTTGGGGACCTTTTGGCCAAGGAGAGTTGTTTGAACAGAAAGAAGTCCAAGAAATTGCTGCGAAGCATGGGAAATCAGTGGCTCAAATTGCCTTGGCTTGGAGTTTGGCAGAAAGTTTTTTACCCCTACCTAAGTCAGTGACAGTCTCTCGTATCCAGAGCAATCTCGACTGTTTTGGAATTGAACTCAGCAAAGACGAGCGAGAAGTCTTAAAGACAATTTCAGTGACTTCGGGCGCACCTCGTGTGGATGAGATGGATTTTTAG